The following proteins come from a genomic window of Cervus canadensis isolate Bull #8, Minnesota chromosome 3, ASM1932006v1, whole genome shotgun sequence:
- the LOC122438812 gene encoding glutathione S-transferase alpha-4-like has protein sequence MEKKKFCFKQVLFPREESQEETRKPAVMEAKPKLWYFCGRGRMESIRWLLAAAGVEFEEEFLETREQHEKLQKDGRLLFGQVPLVEIDGMELTQTRAILSYLATKYNLHGKDPKETVRIDMYAEGTLDLMTMVALAAFKPPEGKEESLALVVKKAKTQHFPVFEKILKDHGEDFLVGNKFRWADIQLLEAILMVEELDASVLSDFPLLKEFKTRISNIPTIKKFLQPGSQRKPPPDSHYVEVVRNVLQF, from the coding sequence atggaaaaaaaaaaattctgcttcaAACAAGTACTGTTCCCCAGAGAGGAGAGCCaggaagagacaagaaagccAGCAGTCATGGAGGCCAAACCAAAGCTCTGGTACTTCTGTGGCCGAGGCAGGATGGAGTCTATCCGCTGGCTGCTGGCTGCAGCTGGTGTGGAGTTTGAAGAAGAATTTCTTGAAACAAGAGAACAACATGAGAAGTTGCAGAAGGACGGACGCCTGCTTTTCGGCCAGGTGCCTCTGGTTGAAATTGATGGAATGGAGCTGACACAGACAAGAGCCATCCTCAGCTACCTTGCTACCAAGTACAACTTGCATGGGAAGGACCCGAAGGAGACAGTCAGGATCGACATGTACGCCGAGGGCACCCTGGACCTCATGACGATGGTGGCGCTGGCTGCGTTCAAACCCCCGGAGGGAAAAGAGGAGAGCCTGGCTTTAGTCGTGAAGAAAGCCAAAACCCAGCACTTCCCGGtctttgaaaagattttgaaaGACCACGGAGAGGATTTTCTCGTTGGCAACAAATTCCGCTGGGCAGACATACAGCTCCTGGAAGCTATTTTAATGGTGGAAGAACTTGATGCTTCTGTTCTTTCCGACTTCCCTCTGCTAAAGGAATTTAAGACAAGAATCAGCAACATTCCTACCATTAAGAAGTTCCTGCAGCCTGGGAGTCAGAGAAAGCCGCCCCCGGATAGCCACTATGTTGAGGTTGTCAGGAATGTCTTGCAGTTCTAA